A single region of the Brachypodium distachyon strain Bd21 chromosome 3, Brachypodium_distachyon_v3.0, whole genome shotgun sequence genome encodes:
- the LOC100826052 gene encoding uncharacterized protein LOC100826052: MSGRSGYTDDGGASMMSWLRDDEASYASSQRIPSDLDEYEEESIDQDNKEHMEYLDLEYQYLVNRLQEDEVICFCCEKMAAEKMQLEIDLAGQDVQLEVMDEQVAELKKKIEVLKEELDEKNRLLVISVVIAFISVMVFA; encoded by the exons aTGTCTGGTCGGAGTGGCTACACCGACGATGGCGGCGCGTCGATGATGTCCTGGCTTCGAGATGACGAAGCAAGCTATGCCAGTTCCCAG AGGATCCCAAGTGATTTGGATGAGTATGAAGAGGAGAGCATTGATCAGGACAACAAGGAGCACATGGAGTATTTGGATTTGGAGTACCAGTACTTGGTGAATAGATTGCAAGAAGATGAAGTTATTTGCTTCTGCTGCGAGAAGATGGCTGCTGAGAAGATGCAACTTGAGATAGACCTAGCAGGCCAAGATGTTCAGCTTGAAGTGATGGATGAACAAGTTGCagagttgaagaagaagattgaagTGCTTAAGGAAGAATTAGATGAGAAGAATAGGCTACTTGTAATCTCTGTTGTCATTGCATTCATATCTGTGATGGTGTTTGCATAG